Part of the Clostridium botulinum genome is shown below.
TTCCAAGGATATTTTCTAGAATTTATTTTGCTATTAACCTTATTAAATTCGTCTATAATATACGATAAAAGAACCCACTTAACATGGCGTTCATAGCGTTTTTGTCCGTAAAGTCTAGGGTTTTCTAGATTATAGAGTCCTTTAAGTATAGAAAATAATTGTTCAATTTTTAGCCTATTTTTATATAAATTTTTACCTATTGGCGATTGCATAAAAAGAGCATTTTTATATCTAGATTCATCTTTAAAAGATTCTATACTGTTTGCTTTACGCATATTTACGTCTGTTAATAAATTATATTCTAGAGTTTTAGAAACTTTAAACCATTGAGCATCATCATAAGCAGCATCGGCAAGTACAATAAATGGATTATAAGTTTTCAGTTCATATAACAATCCTTGGACTTGATTATCATATACATTTGCAGTAGTTATAGAAAATGACAAAGGTAATATACTATCACATACACAAGCGGTACAATGTAACTTATATCCTTTATATCTGCCAAGTCGAGTTCCTTTTCCATACCTAGCTTCGCTATCATATAATGAGCTCCTTAATGCAGTACCATCAATAGCACAAATTCTAGTTGATGGATTTATAAGTTCAATAAGCATAGCATAAATGCCATAGTACACGTATTTTTCTAAAGCTATCGCTCTTAAAGAAAATGTAGAATGGTCAGGAACTTCTTTTAAACCTATAATCTTTTGAAATACAATATCTTGTTTAATTTTATATTCAAGTTCTCTAAGACTAAAAATACTATTATTTACACCATATAGCATACATGCAACAATTTGTTGATCTGAATATTTAGGCGGTCTACCTTTAGCTTTTCTAGTATTAATGCCAAGTTTATTAAATGCAATATTAACAGTTTCAAAAATTTTAAAATAAATGTTTTCGCTTTGTATATTTAATGTTATAATCATACTTGAGTCATCCTTTGTATATTATGGTTTTTTTAAGCGAAAACATTATATCACAAAGTGATGACTTATT
Proteins encoded:
- a CDS encoding transposase — translated: MIITLNIQSENIYFKIFETVNIAFNKLGINTRKAKGRPPKYSDQQIVACMLYGVNNSIFSLRELEYKIKQDIVFQKIIGLKEVPDHSTFSLRAIALEKYVYYGIYAMLIELINPSTRICAIDGTALRSSLYDSEARYGKGTRLGRYKGYKLHCTACVCDSILPLSFSITTANVYDNQVQGLLYELKTYNPFIVLADAAYDDAQWFKVSKTLEYNLLTDVNMRKANSIESFKDESRYKNALFMQSPIGKNLYKNRLKIEQLFSILKGLYNLENPRLYGQKRYERHVKWVLLSYIIDEFNKVNSKINSRKYPWNL